In Camelina sativa cultivar DH55 chromosome 17, Cs, whole genome shotgun sequence, the genomic stretch TctaatctttaaaaaatgaaattgaataatagaaaaaaagattgtaacGACACTgtgtcatctctctctctctcttccattgCCACCGCCATCAAGAAGTAACAATGGCTGAAGCTTTCACAAGTTCCACCTTCACTAACCTTCACATCCCTTCTTCCTCCAACCACTCGGTACATATTCTTTCATATAATAACGATTTATATTCATTAGAATAAGAACACTTAGAGAATTGTGTCTTGTGTTGTAGCCTAAGCAGATTTCAGGACCAATTCATGGATATTGGCTATCTGTTAGTAATCTTTTCTTTACCTATGACTTAAATTATAAGAATCTCCTTCTATTCTTGTTATGAACTTACATTtttaagatttgaaaaaaaaaatattagaggAAAGTCAATGAGAAGAGGGAAAAGAATCTGATGATAAGAGGAAGCTTATGTGTAAGAAAGGCATTGCCACATGATTTGCCATTAATGGCTGTGATGGTTCAACAAATTGAAGGGATGCGTGATATCATTACTGAGAAGCACGTGTGGCATCTTAGTGATAAAGCCATCAAGAATGTCTGTAAGTTACAAATTTGGGGTTTCTTGAGAAAAAgattcttatataataagaggtTTTGATTTAATGTTTTTGACATTGATCTTGATCATCTGCAGATATGTTCTATATCATGTTCACTTGTTGGGGATGTTTGTACTTCGGTTCCGCAAAAgtatggaaataaaaatactcaaaatcGAATATCTTGATCCATTTGCTGCATTGGGATCTTAATATTGGTGTGATACTGAATCATATATAGGATCCATTCTATGACTCGGAGGAGTACCGTGGAGATGGAGGTGATGGAACTGGTTATTGGGTCTACGAAACTGTATGTATCTCTTTCTCACATAGAAACTGAATACTtagaaataacataaaattataattagggATGTTGCAATGCAATAGACTAGCCAGCCTACCATAATTAGGGTTGTTGCTATGGAATAGCTAGCCAAGCTTGATATTAGTAGACCCTGTCAACCGTTCAAGTTCCATAGACCTTTGGCACATTACAAATATAGTTCGGGATATACATGTGGATTTTACTGTCGTGCTTAATAAGGTTGGGCTGGGTTGGCCCATAGACCTTTGGCACattacaaatataataaacGTACATCTTTAGTAAGATTGGATAAGAGttgtttattgtgttttggGCCTTTTCGCTAATATGGGTGCAGCAAGAAGATATAGAAGAGAAAGCAAGAGCAGAACTATGGCGTGAAGAACTTATTGAAGAAATTGAACAGAAGGTTGATGGCATAAGAGAGCTAGAAGAAGCTGTTACTAAGTAGAAAACTAACttgtaaatcatatataccAATTtgacatacataaatatatttcttataacggtcataaaacattattatatactCTCTtccattttatataaaaaaaaagttatctgtttctttgttgtgttgtgttctaAATCATTGAACGAACATGTTAGGAGCACTTGACAccatgagaatttttttttgtctcaaatatttttaaaatgttgacgAATCCGTTTTTTCtgtgtttatataaattaatttactcAATTGGGGCTAAATTAATTGGTCTTATACACTGGAAAGTGAGTCTGATGAGGAACAATTAGCGGGGAATACGCTTTTGCACGATTTTATCTGTGTCGTCGAACTGACGAaagtataaaaacaaaacaaaatcaatatcttAGCTAGAATAAGTTAAGAAAAGGAGAGCTTGTCATGTCTTTGTCAGTAATCTTCGTGCTTCCATgtttcaaagcttttttttctaGCTTGTATTTCACACGtgtggtttttatttgtttatttttgttttctttcaaaatttcagatattttttttttctttgttgttgtggtgtgtGTGAGTTAGGAACACATGACAGGAGATATGatgtaacatttttatttaaacaaaaagaaaaaaaaaaagatcaatatGGTGTAGTGTAATACTGTCGTATATCAATTAATTCTTGTAGTTGTTCAGTTTTAATTCTGGCCCAAACATGATCGATGACTGCTAATGACAGATTTATCATACTCCAGTCCATCATTCACacctttttttgttataaattcaGTAAAGTTTCTCAATCATTTTTACATTATAGcttaccaaaattttcaatacCAAACCAAAGTTTGCCT encodes the following:
- the LOC104756220 gene encoding photosynthetic NDH subunit of subcomplex B 4, chloroplastic isoform X2, encoding MAEAFTSSTFTNLHIPSSSNHSRKVNEKREKNLMIRGSLCVRKALPHDLPLMAVMVQQIEGMRDIITEKHVWHLSDKAIKNVYMFYIMFTCWGCLYFGSAKDPFYDSEEYRGDGGDGTGYWVYETQEDIEEKARAELWREELIEEIEQKVDGIRELEEAVTK
- the LOC104756220 gene encoding photosynthetic NDH subunit of subcomplex B 4, chloroplastic isoform X1, which encodes MAEAFTSSTFTNLHIPSSSNHSPKQISGPIHGYWLSRKVNEKREKNLMIRGSLCVRKALPHDLPLMAVMVQQIEGMRDIITEKHVWHLSDKAIKNVYMFYIMFTCWGCLYFGSAKDPFYDSEEYRGDGGDGTGYWVYETQEDIEEKARAELWREELIEEIEQKVDGIRELEEAVTK